In Gimesia benthica, a single window of DNA contains:
- a CDS encoding DUF1559 domain-containing protein gives MSARKRGFTLIELLVVIAIIAILIALLLPAVQQAREAARRSTCKNNLKQIGVALHNYLETHSTFPPGITRAQGHPYGPVEGWNTGKVLWSAFILPFMDQGPLYNKINFQVADPGRNAVNAEARNAILPVYRCPSDPGGKNLTNSSAGPSNYTGCVGNSPLGAVSGGGSSYQNNGTSVFFTDSKTLIRDITDGTSNTMMVSELLVGSEYRNYGNVSGGALLDDCSTTASTNRYRGESWFKGDASIRWAYLTVFPPNHDLACRTFQEYANAPAASKHVGGVHILLCDGSVRFVSDNIHLGTWQNLGNKSDDNVLGEF, from the coding sequence ATGAGCGCTCGCAAACGAGGATTCACTCTGATCGAACTACTGGTGGTGATTGCCATCATCGCCATTTTGATCGCTTTACTGCTGCCCGCCGTCCAACAGGCGCGGGAAGCCGCCCGTCGCAGTACCTGTAAGAACAATCTGAAACAGATTGGTGTGGCACTGCATAACTACCTGGAAACACATTCCACATTTCCCCCCGGGATTACCCGGGCACAGGGACATCCCTATGGCCCGGTTGAAGGCTGGAACACCGGTAAAGTGCTCTGGTCGGCGTTTATTCTGCCTTTCATGGATCAGGGACCGCTGTATAACAAAATCAACTTTCAGGTTGCCGACCCGGGACGGAATGCGGTGAACGCCGAAGCGCGGAACGCGATTCTGCCCGTTTATCGCTGCCCCAGTGATCCGGGCGGAAAGAATCTGACCAACTCCAGTGCCGGCCCGAGCAACTACACGGGCTGTGTCGGGAACAGCCCCCTGGGAGCGGTTTCCGGCGGAGGCAGCTCTTACCAGAACAACGGGACCTCCGTGTTCTTCACCGACAGTAAGACGCTGATCCGGGATATCACCGATGGAACATCAAACACGATGATGGTCTCTGAACTGCTGGTCGGGTCGGAATACCGGAACTACGGTAACGTCAGTGGTGGCGCTTTGCTGGATGACTGCAGCACCACTGCCAGCACCAACCGATATCGGGGAGAATCCTGGTTCAAAGGGGATGCCTCCATTCGCTGGGCTTACCTGACGGTCTTCCCGCCAAATCATGATCTGGCCTGCCGAACCTTCCAGGAATATGCGAATGCACCCGCAGCCAGTAAGCATGTGGGCGGCGTACATATCCTGCTCTGCGATGGCTCTGTCCGTTTTGTCTCCGACAACATTCACCTGGGGACCTGGCAGAACCTGGGGAACAAGTCGGATGACAATGTGCTGGGCGAATTTTAA